Proteins encoded together in one Planctomyces sp. SH-PL14 window:
- a CDS encoding serine/threonine-protein kinase yields MNVPSPSSDKPVLDAVLAAYLEALERGERPDQDCLLGDHPQFAEELRAFFADFDRMRDAVRPAGDVGPAQAETVLGPRSADPQAGMVLGGRYKLLERIGEGGMGSVWVAEQQQPVKRKVAVKLVKAGMDSRHVLARFGAERQALAMMDHPNIAKVYDGGVTDQGHPYFVMEYVKGIPFTDYCDQVRLPLRDRLALFIPVCQAIQHAHQKGIVHRDLKPTNILVCLYDGKPVPKVIDFGLAKALHQPLTDQTLHTGHGQMVGTPRYMSPEQAEQNNLDIDTRTDIYSLGVVLYELLTGTTPLERDQLQKAAYDEVLRLIRDVEAPRPSLRLSGSRSLPSVAAQRNIDPKALQRSLSGDLDWIVMKALEKERSRRYETATGFARDLDRFLNEEPVEARSPTMAYRARKFVTRYRMQVLATALAAILLVSGLAGTTLGLFRALRAEQAAKEANQKASESLKQAQIEQEQKNRAFKLEADHRRKAEMAMQEEQKHREIAEQLLCRDYIAQMEASRDDKEQLALFIDLSKRSPQVRLRTFKELFSRGTLATWSATRAGIIAWVTAGLDRQVRVDALQFLAAVQRDKDADLRIRAAAYRFALELDSFGQLSLLEALTATRSPQIEPFVQRALGVIERTDRSQLSSLAEGLVKIIDTRDRHRDWRDAASAIMRLPEDIRTHTVRTCVASLKPSLLSGDADVSETAASALSTFIPQIEAEACRPIVEATLVAHARHKEHDFASLLTQLVRWMKQEEVELLQDLLLKRLATAEEINWYDFDDLLRIATTRRTSNDDRIAAALLEQAAKQKELHVDNDDCQGLMALALAPSLKDSLRRWDLLITVSRTAWDEAFGDIALREIAADMRKLSTAELLTRWNQISGLMRSESGGVRWDDVKIGLAGRLTIEQWEQQWRLAVGQLASSPNEANTASILLRAALERLPHEKCIDYWHSIVPLLDVPTESLADVVACVELLAEKLEPHEIAEITMSQSAATDPPVPGGGKEAPTAIGEDPAARRVEAQLRLLRAISEKLKKATTDGRKLCILIAADRVRRHLKVPMKTTFTSALEELPKIDHELSSTCVSVIEGAASPGLIVKAIRLWLDTTGSLTPKDATWFIDFASKNAGALPDDFVVELAFRSSLSALAELDAALFTSTAFAVVDHHENGQAPRIWEGLIHALSTHGYKVSEARRMELILAIVDKYDRRDSLGILHSNSIIRTACKGNQRRVWHSILVGLLDKDTLELQSGELAVKSGWKKEDVFDHAVDAIDDPRDLAKILCHPKCVGERLDIVLRRLEELVFYGGQPALSDDALMQSEDGRSVRPVRQFPNVFAAAKWIEMNWPQFEFSSDELVAAPVAEGIAE; encoded by the coding sequence ATGAATGTTCCGTCTCCATCGTCCGACAAGCCAGTTCTCGACGCCGTCCTGGCGGCGTATCTGGAAGCCCTCGAACGTGGCGAACGTCCAGACCAGGACTGCCTCCTGGGCGATCATCCCCAGTTCGCTGAGGAGCTGCGGGCCTTCTTCGCCGACTTCGACCGGATGCGTGATGCTGTTCGTCCAGCTGGTGACGTAGGTCCGGCCCAAGCCGAGACAGTCCTTGGGCCAAGATCTGCCGACCCGCAGGCTGGAATGGTCTTGGGGGGGCGGTACAAGTTGCTGGAGCGGATCGGCGAAGGGGGGATGGGCTCAGTGTGGGTTGCCGAGCAACAGCAACCGGTCAAAAGAAAGGTGGCAGTCAAACTGGTGAAGGCCGGAATGGATTCGCGGCACGTCCTGGCCCGATTTGGAGCGGAACGTCAGGCGTTGGCGATGATGGATCACCCAAACATTGCCAAGGTCTACGACGGCGGAGTGACCGACCAGGGGCATCCGTACTTCGTTATGGAGTACGTCAAGGGGATTCCGTTCACAGACTACTGCGATCAGGTCCGGCTGCCGCTCCGAGATCGGCTGGCTCTCTTCATTCCAGTCTGCCAAGCAATCCAACACGCTCACCAGAAAGGGATTGTTCACCGGGACCTCAAGCCGACGAACATTCTGGTTTGTCTGTACGACGGCAAGCCGGTCCCAAAGGTGATCGACTTCGGCCTCGCCAAGGCGCTCCACCAGCCCCTGACGGACCAGACACTCCACACGGGTCACGGCCAGATGGTCGGAACGCCGCGGTACATGAGCCCCGAGCAGGCGGAACAGAACAACCTCGATATCGACACCCGAACCGACATCTATTCGTTGGGCGTCGTCCTGTACGAACTCCTGACCGGCACGACGCCTCTGGAGCGGGACCAACTACAAAAGGCGGCCTACGACGAGGTCCTGCGGCTGATCCGGGATGTCGAAGCCCCGCGTCCCAGCCTGCGGCTGAGCGGCAGCAGGAGCCTGCCAAGTGTCGCCGCACAGCGAAACATTGACCCCAAGGCACTCCAGAGGTCGCTGTCGGGCGATCTCGACTGGATCGTAATGAAGGCCTTGGAAAAGGAGCGATCGCGGCGTTACGAGACCGCAACCGGGTTCGCCAGAGATCTCGACCGGTTCCTCAACGAAGAACCGGTCGAAGCTCGCTCGCCGACCATGGCATATCGCGCTCGGAAATTTGTGACGCGGTATCGCATGCAGGTCCTTGCGACAGCACTCGCCGCCATACTCTTGGTGTCAGGTTTAGCGGGAACGACGTTGGGGCTTTTCCGAGCTTTGAGGGCCGAGCAGGCAGCCAAAGAAGCGAACCAGAAGGCCTCCGAATCGCTTAAGCAGGCACAAATCGAGCAGGAGCAGAAGAACCGGGCGTTCAAACTTGAGGCGGATCATCGCCGAAAAGCCGAGATGGCGATGCAGGAAGAGCAGAAGCACCGTGAAATTGCAGAGCAGCTTCTGTGTCGAGACTACATTGCTCAAATGGAAGCATCCCGGGACGACAAGGAGCAACTGGCACTCTTCATCGACTTGTCCAAGCGTTCTCCGCAGGTGCGTCTACGAACATTCAAGGAACTGTTCTCTCGAGGCACGCTGGCGACGTGGTCCGCCACCCGAGCGGGAATCATCGCCTGGGTCACGGCGGGGCTGGATCGACAAGTTCGAGTAGACGCTCTGCAGTTCCTCGCTGCCGTGCAACGTGACAAAGATGCCGACCTCCGGATCCGCGCCGCGGCGTACCGCTTCGCATTGGAATTAGACTCATTCGGCCAACTTTCGCTTCTGGAGGCTCTCACCGCGACCCGAAGCCCCCAGATCGAGCCATTCGTGCAGCGGGCTCTTGGCGTGATAGAGCGAACGGATCGTTCACAGCTTTCATCTCTGGCCGAAGGATTAGTAAAGATAATCGACACCCGCGATCGACACCGCGATTGGCGCGATGCCGCAAGCGCGATCATGCGACTTCCAGAGGATATTCGTACGCACACCGTCAGAACATGCGTCGCTTCACTGAAGCCGTCCCTTTTGTCTGGCGACGCTGACGTGAGCGAAACCGCGGCCAGCGCGCTCTCCACATTCATTCCCCAAATCGAGGCGGAGGCCTGCAGGCCGATCGTAGAAGCAACACTCGTCGCTCACGCGCGCCACAAGGAGCACGATTTTGCATCGCTTCTAACGCAACTGGTTCGCTGGATGAAGCAAGAGGAAGTTGAACTATTGCAGGATCTCCTGCTCAAGCGGCTCGCAACCGCCGAGGAGATAAACTGGTACGACTTCGATGATTTATTGAGAATCGCTACCACTCGTAGGACCTCAAATGACGATCGCATTGCAGCTGCTCTGTTGGAGCAAGCTGCTAAACAAAAGGAACTTCATGTTGACAACGATGACTGTCAAGGTTTGATGGCACTCGCATTGGCACCATCACTCAAGGACTCACTGCGAAGATGGGACCTCTTGATTACCGTGTCGCGGACGGCGTGGGACGAAGCTTTCGGCGATATAGCTCTCCGTGAAATCGCTGCAGACATGAGGAAGCTCTCCACCGCTGAATTGCTCACACGATGGAACCAAATCTCTGGCTTGATGAGGAGCGAGTCCGGAGGTGTTCGTTGGGACGATGTCAAAATAGGTCTCGCCGGACGATTGACAATCGAACAATGGGAGCAGCAGTGGAGACTGGCAGTTGGCCAACTCGCATCTTCACCCAATGAGGCGAATACGGCATCGATTCTCCTAAGGGCGGCTCTCGAACGTCTACCTCACGAGAAATGCATCGATTATTGGCATAGCATTGTGCCGCTTTTGGATGTCCCGACTGAATCGCTTGCGGATGTCGTCGCTTGCGTCGAGCTTCTGGCGGAGAAACTGGAGCCGCATGAAATCGCCGAAATCACAATGTCGCAATCTGCTGCAACTGATCCACCAGTTCCAGGTGGCGGAAAGGAGGCGCCTACCGCAATCGGTGAAGACCCTGCAGCGCGGAGGGTGGAGGCGCAGTTGCGGCTACTGCGAGCCATCTCCGAAAAGCTGAAGAAGGCAACGACGGACGGACGCAAATTGTGCATCTTAATTGCGGCAGACCGTGTGCGTCGGCACTTGAAGGTACCGATGAAGACAACTTTTACGTCTGCATTAGAAGAATTGCCCAAGATTGATCATGAGCTCTCAAGTACGTGCGTAAGCGTGATCGAAGGCGCTGCAAGTCCCGGTTTGATAGTCAAGGCGATCCGGCTGTGGCTAGACACCACAGGCTCCTTGACCCCAAAGGATGCGACATGGTTCATCGACTTCGCGTCTAAAAATGCCGGCGCATTGCCAGATGACTTTGTAGTTGAGCTCGCCTTTCGGTCAAGCCTTTCGGCGCTGGCCGAACTTGATGCGGCTCTCTTCACGTCTACGGCATTCGCTGTCGTGGATCACCATGAGAATGGCCAGGCGCCTCGGATTTGGGAAGGTCTTATCCATGCACTGAGTACACATGGGTACAAGGTAAGCGAAGCCCGGCGCATGGAGCTCATCTTGGCCATAGTGGACAAGTATGATCGTCGTGACAGCCTTGGCATACTCCATTCGAATTCAATAATAAGGACCGCTTGCAAAGGAAATCAGCGGCGGGTGTGGCATTCGATTCTTGTTGGTCTGCTGGATAAGGACACACTGGAACTGCAATCCGGAGAGCTTGCCGTAAAGAGTGGCTGGAAAAAAGAGGACGTGTTTGATCATGCCGTTGATGCTATCGATGATCCACGAGACCTTGCGAAGATTCTTTGTCATCCTAAATGTGTGGGGGAACGACTCGATATCGTTCTTCGACGATTGGAGGAATTGGTTTTCTACGGCGGACAACCAGCTTTGTCGGACGATGCACTCATGCAAAGCGAGGACGGGCGTAGCGTGAGACCTGTGCGGCAGTTTCCCAATGTCTTCGCCGCGGCAAAATGGATCGAAATGAACTGGCCACAATTCGAATTCAGCAGTGATGAGTTGGTGGCGGCGCCAGTGGCCGAAGGAATTGCCGAGTAA
- a CDS encoding sigma-70 family RNA polymerase sigma factor: MSPDPSTAELLEPYRAYLRTLAATQVYRDLQGKLDPSDIVQTVFVKAYEGFSNVRDRSPEVLLTWLQAILKAELVDVVRHFHRQRRDVTRERSLVQDVDHSAEALNGLAAACQPSPSAITVRNEELLRLANAIDALDSDQRTVVILKHLRQCSLAEISVECHKTPAAVAGLLRRGLARLREILDDPHSFL; encoded by the coding sequence ATGTCGCCCGATCCCTCAACAGCCGAACTCCTGGAGCCGTACCGGGCGTATCTCCGAACGCTTGCCGCCACACAGGTTTACCGTGATCTTCAGGGGAAGCTCGACCCATCCGACATCGTCCAGACGGTGTTCGTCAAAGCGTATGAGGGCTTTTCGAACGTTCGCGATCGGTCGCCCGAAGTTCTTCTGACATGGCTTCAAGCGATTCTCAAGGCGGAGCTTGTCGACGTTGTTCGCCACTTCCATCGGCAACGGCGTGACGTCACCCGGGAACGGTCACTCGTTCAAGATGTCGATCACTCGGCCGAAGCATTGAATGGACTGGCGGCGGCGTGCCAACCGTCGCCAAGCGCAATCACCGTCCGCAATGAGGAGCTCCTCCGACTCGCGAACGCCATTGATGCCTTGGACTCCGATCAGCGAACAGTGGTCATTCTCAAGCATTTGCGGCAGTGCTCGTTGGCCGAGATCTCCGTCGAGTGCCACAAGACTCCCGCAGCCGTTGCCGGCCTTCTTCGTCGCGGACTGGCGAGACTTCGCGAAATTCTGGACGATCCGCACTCCTTTCTGTGA
- a CDS encoding recombinase family protein — MKRFVALARVSSREQEREGFSLEVQEEALRRYALQHGGEIVRFFKIAETASKTDERKAFRELVRYAKQNAPGLDGLLFYKVDRAARNLFDYVELERLESVLRAVQNGSGGRGSGRSNLTAHSCAS; from the coding sequence ATGAAGCGTTTCGTCGCACTGGCACGGGTCAGCAGTCGCGAACAGGAACGGGAAGGGTTTTCGCTTGAGGTACAGGAGGAGGCGCTCCGCCGCTATGCCCTCCAGCATGGGGGCGAGATCGTCCGGTTCTTCAAGATCGCGGAGACAGCCAGCAAGACCGACGAGCGGAAAGCGTTTCGCGAGTTGGTCCGCTACGCGAAGCAGAATGCCCCCGGCCTCGACGGGCTGTTGTTCTACAAGGTCGACCGAGCTGCGCGGAACCTGTTCGACTACGTCGAGCTCGAACGGCTGGAGTCGGTGTTGAGGGCGGTCCAAAATGGCAGCGGCGGGCGGGGATCGGGGCGGTCGAATCTGACAGCGCACAGTTGTGCATCTTGA
- a CDS encoding zinc ribbon domain-containing protein: MQAIVRGCVYHSHEMTYAGEFMTCGHCGHPITGERKTRQTKNGTREYVYYRCSRYTAAEHPRTRVPEAELDRQILELFGRMKIQDPEVVEWFRAVLRSQSKDAQEETLSQQGELKRQHTLLSTQQSRLVDMRIAEEIDQETFARKQTELRDRLASITLQLEVVDRSRSELADLAVKVFELSQTLSEKWLTADYATKRRILEIVCLNCRLDGVSLSPQMRKPFDVLAEGLLVPSSRGDRI, from the coding sequence GTGCAGGCCATCGTCCGCGGCTGCGTCTATCACAGCCATGAGATGACCTACGCCGGCGAGTTCATGACGTGTGGCCATTGCGGACATCCGATCACGGGCGAGCGGAAGACTCGGCAGACAAAGAACGGCACGCGGGAATACGTCTACTACCGCTGTTCCCGATACACCGCCGCAGAACATCCTCGCACGCGGGTTCCCGAAGCCGAGCTCGACCGGCAGATCCTTGAGCTGTTCGGCCGGATGAAGATTCAGGATCCGGAGGTGGTGGAGTGGTTCCGCGCCGTGCTGCGGTCGCAGTCAAAGGATGCCCAAGAGGAAACGCTCTCCCAGCAGGGCGAGCTCAAACGCCAGCACACGTTGCTGAGCACCCAGCAGAGCCGTCTTGTCGACATGCGGATCGCCGAGGAGATCGATCAGGAGACGTTCGCTCGAAAGCAGACTGAGCTGCGCGACAGGCTCGCTTCGATCACTCTGCAACTCGAAGTGGTCGACCGCTCGCGGTCGGAGCTGGCCGACTTGGCGGTCAAAGTGTTTGAACTTTCGCAAACGCTGTCCGAGAAGTGGCTTACAGCGGACTATGCCACCAAGCGGCGGATCCTCGAAATCGTCTGTTTGAACTGCCGCCTTGATGGCGTAAGTCTCAGCCCGCAAATGAGAAAGCCCTTCGACGTTCTCGCCGAAGGGCTTCTCGTTCCATCAAGTCGGGGTGACAGGATTTGA
- a CDS encoding ImmA/IrrE family metallo-endopeptidase — protein MKRLTSKMDWMEEQHHQEMAAKTADELIARLKMKPPINPLAIAQTESDILKFAGGDLGSRYDGKLEYVKSRGLFLLYYNTKYDIGLTEGQHHPRTLFSVSHELGHFFIDHHHQCLRRGVKPHRSKNEFRSHRQIEREADAFAASLMMPTVFARPMVNESPLSMDRIGDIAGHFGASLVSAAIRSVRLSDYPCALAGIRNGRVAWMFPSESLVNAGIYPKRGGIPENAEEPWEEMTGGSADSSQGDGTVADWFDTFSKEDLDDIYVGEEYLPVQVTETLVVLLTLDEDELAEEEEEDEED, from the coding sequence ATGAAACGACTGACGAGCAAGATGGACTGGATGGAGGAGCAGCATCACCAGGAGATGGCGGCGAAGACGGCTGACGAACTGATCGCACGGCTGAAGATGAAGCCGCCCATCAACCCCCTTGCTATCGCCCAGACCGAAAGTGACATCCTGAAATTCGCGGGTGGCGATCTGGGCAGCCGGTACGACGGCAAGCTGGAGTACGTGAAGTCGCGCGGCCTCTTCCTTCTGTATTACAACACGAAGTACGACATCGGTCTGACAGAAGGCCAGCATCATCCCCGAACGCTGTTTTCCGTCAGCCACGAACTCGGCCATTTCTTCATCGACCATCATCACCAGTGTCTTCGGCGCGGGGTGAAGCCGCACCGGTCAAAGAACGAGTTCCGCAGCCACCGCCAGATCGAACGCGAGGCGGATGCGTTCGCCGCCAGCCTCATGATGCCAACGGTCTTCGCGCGACCCATGGTGAATGAGTCGCCGCTTTCAATGGACCGGATCGGCGACATCGCCGGACACTTCGGGGCGTCTCTTGTGAGTGCCGCCATCCGCAGCGTGCGATTGTCCGATTACCCGTGTGCTCTCGCCGGAATCCGAAATGGTCGCGTCGCCTGGATGTTCCCGTCAGAGTCACTGGTCAACGCTGGTATCTATCCCAAACGGGGAGGCATTCCCGAGAACGCTGAAGAACCGTGGGAAGAGATGACCGGCGGCTCGGCCGATTCGAGTCAGGGCGATGGCACTGTCGCTGACTGGTTTGACACGTTCAGCAAGGAAGACCTCGATGACATCTATGTTGGTGAAGAGTACCTCCCGGTCCAGGTGACCGAAACGCTGGTGGTCCTGCTCACCCTCGACGAGGACGAGCTCGCCGAGGAAGAGGAGGAAGACGAAGAAGATTGA
- a CDS encoding RNA polymerase sigma factor, which produces MSANTAEEDDETLNLRIQCQEREAIGKLLELHGPRAKGYLRNQYGFCDADIDAVLFEAADRAWRYGASYDPKKSLKSWFMRIVQNQAINLVNERKDRQEVEFSLDNHDRPEVCDEPVDKKTKQRIDDLERCIEKLEGNQQAIIREDLKSDDVADAGRLAQKLGSTANSIRVSRVKARANLKKCVENEIQRRSKGAKP; this is translated from the coding sequence ATGTCTGCGAATACCGCTGAAGAGGACGACGAGACGCTGAATCTGCGGATTCAGTGCCAGGAACGCGAAGCCATTGGGAAGTTGCTCGAACTTCATGGCCCCCGCGCGAAGGGCTACCTGCGCAACCAATACGGTTTTTGTGATGCCGACATCGATGCCGTTCTCTTCGAGGCGGCAGATCGGGCATGGCGGTATGGGGCGTCCTACGATCCAAAAAAGTCCCTGAAGTCCTGGTTCATGCGGATCGTTCAGAATCAGGCCATCAACTTGGTGAACGAGAGGAAAGACCGGCAGGAAGTTGAGTTCAGCCTCGACAACCACGACCGACCTGAAGTCTGCGACGAGCCGGTCGACAAGAAGACAAAGCAGCGGATTGACGATCTCGAACGCTGCATCGAGAAGCTGGAAGGCAATCAGCAGGCCATCATCCGTGAAGACCTGAAGTCTGACGATGTGGCTGATGCTGGAAGGCTCGCACAGAAGCTCGGCTCAACCGCAAATTCAATCCGCGTCTCGCGCGTCAAAGCGCGAGCGAACCTCAAGAAATGTGTCGAGAATGAGATTCAGCGACGCAGCAAAGGAGCGAAGCCATGA
- a CDS encoding lamin tail domain-containing protein translates to MKTIRTNQLKPNPAGKDRTRSGASETQLAAEWVDIKNTGRIDVDLNGVTLFHKAFKRDGTFEWEVVRRLTGTLPAGKVLRIHSGKGPYSVVRDEDKAGSDYYFFTEESRYIWNNDRGDTSLLWEPASKTTIDEAAYDSNPPEGVILQRVGDKLVAPVAAYRR, encoded by the coding sequence ATGAAAACGATTCGCACGAACCAGCTGAAGCCGAACCCGGCCGGAAAAGACCGGACGCGGTCGGGAGCCAGCGAAACCCAGCTCGCGGCCGAGTGGGTGGACATCAAGAACACGGGCCGGATTGACGTCGACCTGAACGGCGTCACGCTGTTCCACAAGGCGTTCAAACGGGACGGAACCTTCGAATGGGAAGTTGTCCGCCGGCTGACGGGCACGCTCCCGGCCGGGAAGGTCCTCCGGATTCATTCCGGCAAGGGGCCTTATAGCGTCGTCCGGGATGAGGACAAGGCTGGCAGCGATTACTACTTCTTTACTGAAGAGAGCCGCTACATCTGGAACAACGACCGCGGCGACACGTCGCTGCTGTGGGAACCAGCCAGCAAGACGACCATTGATGAAGCTGCCTACGACTCGAATCCACCCGAGGGGGTCATCCTTCAGCGGGTTGGCGATAAGCTGGTGGCGCCGGTCGCCGCGTACCGCCGGTAG
- a CDS encoding HNH endonuclease: protein MLDAASLSHALTERYGVHMTGEARKEADGLRAEFRPADLPHTRGFSVGILIGWRTVEVNFAPATYGKQVLSAMAHAEPEKRSTFHTFVQAAINAGAVVTFQVNGQNLGTAETDNWPTDWKSLTFGFSKGPMTIDSANPDVVDGLALLWTSRMLGSVLALMTLEPVEQQPAGEAEGGGHQALITRYERSTLNRQACMDFHGRTCKVCEFDFKKVYGTIGEGYIEVHHVESLARLAPGTVLDPTVDLVPLCSNCHSMAHKRRPIPFTVDELKSMIAAALALK, encoded by the coding sequence ATGCTTGATGCCGCAAGCCTTTCTCACGCTCTGACAGAGCGCTACGGCGTTCACATGACCGGTGAGGCTCGAAAGGAAGCGGACGGATTGCGGGCGGAGTTTCGCCCCGCCGATCTTCCGCACACCCGCGGCTTTTCCGTCGGAATACTCATTGGCTGGAGAACCGTGGAGGTCAACTTTGCTCCCGCTACATACGGCAAGCAAGTGTTGTCCGCGATGGCCCATGCCGAACCCGAGAAGCGAAGCACTTTTCACACCTTCGTGCAGGCGGCGATAAATGCCGGGGCGGTCGTAACCTTTCAGGTCAACGGGCAAAACCTAGGAACCGCGGAAACGGATAACTGGCCGACTGACTGGAAATCTCTGACATTCGGATTCTCAAAAGGTCCGATGACCATCGATAGTGCGAACCCGGACGTGGTCGACGGGCTCGCCCTTCTATGGACCAGCCGCATGCTCGGCAGCGTCCTCGCGCTGATGACTCTTGAACCAGTTGAGCAACAACCAGCAGGTGAAGCCGAAGGCGGAGGCCATCAGGCGCTGATTACGCGGTACGAGCGCAGCACCCTGAACCGACAAGCGTGCATGGACTTTCACGGACGCACCTGCAAAGTGTGCGAGTTTGATTTCAAAAAGGTTTACGGGACGATCGGTGAGGGGTACATCGAGGTCCATCACGTAGAGTCGCTGGCGCGACTTGCCCCCGGTACGGTCCTTGACCCCACAGTCGATCTTGTCCCGCTCTGCTCGAACTGCCACAGCATGGCCCACAAGCGTCGGCCCATTCCCTTTACCGTGGATGAATTGAAAAGCATGATCGCGGCGGCATTGGCCCTCAAGTGA
- a CDS encoding ATP-binding protein — translation MTEVRVLPPDPSRLIEGLRDTGYDFNTALADIVDNSVDAKATMVRIWIRMDLDGDLTVSVADNGYGMNEEDLLNAMTYGAKGKKDKSALGKFGLGLKTASTAFARRLSVISRSKDTNACKATWDIDHVVKKKAWEVLIDAPSKDELALLDEAAEGGAGTLIVWEKVDRLIKDYQTAGGQPARNALKKVVEAFQQHAAMVYQRFLDPDDSRARNMEMTINQAALEAWDPFCSKVEGAEEVGNKPITVDLPSGGEASFTIRAVVLPRREEFPTKEDAKAARLENQTQGIYVYRENRLIHAHDWMGMFSKEPHFSLLRVEFSFDHRLDEAFQVDIKKSRILLKDELYNFVLSKFLPGPRRAAEERYRKGEKKKAQEKAKNAHASSNATISAKEEDLHLAEVTITDATKGEVEIKNKQGVFRIKMPVTSAIETGAVSVQPVPSIDDGLLWQPCLIDGHHGVQINTGHPYYHKVYVPNLNSSVTVQGMDSLLWALCEAEMGATTDNTRKHFKELRFEVSRLLRNLVDDLPEPDMSEGGDA, via the coding sequence ATGACAGAAGTGCGCGTCCTTCCACCCGACCCGTCTCGATTGATCGAGGGCCTTCGTGACACGGGTTATGACTTCAACACGGCCTTGGCCGATATCGTCGATAACTCGGTCGATGCAAAAGCGACGATGGTCAGGATCTGGATTCGTATGGATCTGGACGGAGATTTGACCGTCAGCGTGGCCGACAACGGCTACGGGATGAACGAAGAAGACCTCCTGAACGCCATGACTTACGGCGCGAAGGGCAAGAAGGACAAGAGCGCGCTCGGCAAGTTTGGTCTCGGATTAAAAACTGCGTCCACCGCGTTCGCCCGCCGCCTCTCCGTCATCTCACGCTCGAAGGACACAAATGCCTGTAAGGCGACATGGGACATTGACCATGTCGTTAAGAAAAAAGCGTGGGAGGTCTTGATCGACGCCCCGTCGAAAGATGAGCTCGCACTGCTGGACGAGGCAGCCGAAGGCGGGGCCGGGACACTTATCGTTTGGGAGAAAGTGGACCGCCTGATCAAGGACTATCAAACTGCAGGCGGCCAACCTGCAAGGAATGCGCTGAAGAAAGTCGTCGAGGCATTCCAGCAGCACGCAGCAATGGTGTATCAGCGTTTCCTCGACCCGGACGATAGTCGGGCGCGGAATATGGAAATGACGATCAATCAGGCGGCCTTAGAAGCATGGGACCCATTCTGTAGCAAAGTCGAAGGCGCAGAGGAAGTTGGTAACAAGCCCATTACTGTGGACTTGCCCAGTGGAGGCGAGGCGTCGTTTACGATTCGAGCAGTCGTACTGCCAAGACGGGAGGAGTTCCCGACCAAAGAAGACGCAAAGGCAGCGCGCCTTGAGAATCAGACGCAAGGAATCTACGTTTATCGCGAAAATCGACTCATTCACGCCCATGACTGGATGGGCATGTTCAGTAAGGAGCCACACTTTTCGCTGCTGCGTGTAGAATTCTCTTTCGATCACCGGCTTGATGAAGCGTTTCAGGTCGACATCAAGAAGTCACGAATTCTGCTGAAGGACGAGTTGTACAACTTTGTCCTGTCGAAATTCCTGCCGGGACCGCGTCGCGCTGCCGAGGAGCGCTATCGTAAGGGCGAAAAGAAGAAGGCACAGGAAAAGGCCAAGAATGCCCACGCAAGTTCCAATGCGACTATCTCAGCAAAGGAAGAGGACCTGCATCTGGCGGAAGTAACAATCACCGATGCAACCAAGGGCGAAGTCGAGATCAAGAACAAGCAAGGCGTTTTCCGCATCAAGATGCCGGTGACCAGCGCCATCGAGACCGGCGCAGTAAGCGTCCAGCCTGTGCCGAGTATTGATGATGGCCTCCTCTGGCAGCCATGCCTGATTGATGGCCATCACGGCGTACAGATCAATACCGGTCACCCGTATTACCACAAGGTGTACGTTCCCAATCTCAACTCCAGCGTCACCGTGCAGGGCATGGATTCTCTGCTGTGGGCGCTGTGCGAAGCGGAGATGGGTGCGACAACCGACAATACACGCAAGCATTTTAAGGAACTCCGATTCGAGGTCTCGCGGCTGCTGCGAAACCTCGTTGACGATCTGCCAGAACCGGACATGAGTGAGGGCGGCGATGCTTGA
- a CDS encoding EcoRII N-terminal effector-binding domain-containing protein, with product MPIERPKAIRKELSRNDTGETGGHQAGILVPREPTVLRFFPSLDAKEYNPRHSLVFRDEVGEKWTFSFIYYNNKLFGGTRNEYRLTCMTPFIRSHNLRAGDTLILSRDEENRFNITFERLNEPDDGDRLTLGTTWKVIDF from the coding sequence ATGCCAATTGAGAGACCGAAAGCGATTCGAAAAGAGCTGAGCCGGAATGACACCGGAGAAACCGGTGGACATCAGGCAGGGATACTTGTTCCGCGCGAGCCCACGGTTCTCCGCTTTTTTCCTTCACTCGATGCAAAAGAATACAATCCCCGCCACAGCTTGGTATTCAGGGATGAGGTTGGAGAGAAGTGGACCTTCTCCTTCATCTATTACAACAACAAGCTTTTCGGTGGTACGCGAAATGAGTACCGACTGACGTGCATGACGCCTTTTATCCGCTCTCACAATCTGCGTGCCGGTGATACGCTCATCCTCTCGCGTGACGAAGAAAACCGATTCAACATTACTTTTGAGCGACTGAACGAACCTGACGATGGCGACCGACTGACTCTCGGGACGACATGGAAAGTAATAGACTTCTAA